One window from the genome of Dongia rigui encodes:
- a CDS encoding ribonuclease E/G, with translation MSDQVFISISADRTEFFRWSNDRLAQALTEKPGEGSKVGGVYLGRVTGIDASLNAAFVEIGLARPGLLPLKKQGNQPTEGDAVIVQIRRDGREEKGVRLTTSIKTMVDVSAKGKQAPALLLSPPNLWQRALEALEAVESITCDRRVDVPIIEAWCAKYRPSLADKVIFQAERDWIPSRADIKDAIAECLEEEVLLPGGGKLLVEPVRTLTAIDVNSAGANAEKGMERTALSVNIEAAREIPRQLALRNIGGTIVIDFIDLENRNKREQVLNALREAAGIDPAIEWVGNMSRLGLVELSRRRSGPTLAEMWHG, from the coding sequence ATGTCGGATCAGGTATTCATCAGCATTTCCGCAGACCGCACCGAGTTCTTCCGCTGGTCCAATGATCGCCTGGCGCAGGCACTGACCGAGAAGCCGGGCGAGGGCAGCAAGGTTGGCGGCGTCTATCTCGGCCGGGTGACCGGGATCGATGCCAGCCTCAACGCGGCCTTCGTCGAGATCGGCCTGGCGCGGCCCGGCTTGTTGCCGTTGAAGAAGCAGGGCAACCAGCCGACGGAAGGCGACGCGGTGATTGTTCAGATCCGTCGTGACGGCCGCGAGGAGAAGGGCGTGCGCCTCACCACCAGCATCAAGACGATGGTGGACGTCAGCGCCAAGGGCAAGCAGGCCCCGGCACTCCTGCTGTCGCCGCCCAATCTGTGGCAGCGCGCGCTTGAGGCATTGGAGGCGGTGGAGAGCATCACCTGCGACCGGCGTGTCGACGTGCCGATCATCGAAGCCTGGTGCGCGAAGTACCGGCCATCTTTGGCCGACAAGGTGATCTTCCAGGCGGAACGCGATTGGATACCGTCGCGCGCGGACATCAAGGACGCAATTGCCGAATGCCTGGAGGAAGAGGTCCTGCTGCCAGGCGGCGGCAAGCTGTTGGTCGAACCAGTGCGTACATTGACGGCCATCGACGTCAATTCCGCCGGCGCCAATGCGGAGAAGGGGATGGAGCGCACCGCGCTGTCGGTCAATATCGAGGCGGCGCGCGAGATTCCCCGCCAGCTGGCGCTGCGCAATATCGGCGGCACCATCGTGATCGACTTCATCGATCTTGAAAACCGCAACAAGCGCGAGCAGGTATTGAACGCGCTGCGCGAAGCGGCCGGGATCGATCCGGCCATCGAATGGGTTGGCAACATGTCCCGCCTGGGGCTGGTCGAACTGTCGCGCCGCCGTAGCGGGCCGACATTGGCGGAGATGTGGCATGGCTAA
- the murA gene encoding UDP-N-acetylglucosamine 1-carboxyvinyltransferase, producing the protein MDRIRIRGGNPLKGEIRISGAKNAALPLMCTCLLTDDEVRLDNVPDLADITTLTNLLAHLGVEVTTRQSLKGRSISFSAKGLAVTTAPYDLVRKMRASVLVLGPLVARHGQAKVSLPGGCAIGTRPVDLHIKGLQQMGAEIELDSGYILAKAPNGLKGCEITFPKVSVGATENLLMAATLAKGETHLINAAREPEISDLAACLNAMGAKIDGIGTDHLKIQGVERLHGCTHSVVADRIEAGTYAMAAAITGGEVELVGLHHELIGAAASTLSQAGVSLTETPRGLLVKRKNGALNGVDVMTEPFPGFPTDLQAQMMALMTTAEGASMITETIFENRFMHVPELTRMGASINVHGSSAMVRGVKKLTGAPVMATDLRASVSLVLAGLTAEGDTYLNRVYHLDRGYEKLTDKLSACGAEIERLSDAAAE; encoded by the coding sequence ATGGACCGTATTCGCATTCGCGGCGGCAACCCACTTAAGGGTGAGATCAGGATCAGCGGCGCCAAGAACGCCGCATTGCCGTTGATGTGCACTTGCCTGTTGACCGATGACGAGGTGCGCCTCGACAACGTCCCGGACCTTGCCGACATTACGACATTGACCAATCTGTTGGCGCATCTAGGTGTCGAGGTGACGACACGCCAGTCACTCAAAGGGCGATCGATCAGCTTCTCCGCCAAAGGTCTTGCCGTGACCACGGCACCCTATGACCTCGTCCGCAAGATGCGCGCCAGCGTTCTGGTACTGGGTCCGCTGGTGGCCCGCCATGGCCAGGCGAAAGTCTCGTTGCCGGGCGGATGCGCCATCGGCACGCGCCCGGTCGATCTCCACATCAAGGGCCTGCAGCAGATGGGGGCCGAGATCGAGCTCGACTCTGGCTACATCCTCGCGAAGGCACCCAACGGACTGAAGGGCTGCGAAATCACGTTCCCGAAGGTCTCGGTGGGGGCCACGGAGAACCTGCTGATGGCAGCGACGTTGGCCAAGGGCGAGACGCATCTGATCAATGCCGCACGTGAGCCGGAGATTTCCGATCTCGCCGCCTGCCTCAATGCGATGGGCGCCAAGATCGACGGCATCGGGACCGACCATCTGAAGATCCAGGGCGTCGAGCGCCTGCATGGATGCACCCACAGCGTCGTCGCCGATCGTATCGAGGCCGGCACTTATGCGATGGCGGCGGCCATCACGGGGGGCGAGGTCGAACTGGTCGGATTGCATCATGAATTGATCGGCGCGGCGGCCTCGACCTTGTCGCAGGCCGGTGTCTCGCTCACCGAGACGCCGCGGGGCTTGCTGGTGAAGCGCAAGAACGGTGCCCTCAACGGTGTCGACGTGATGACGGAGCCGTTCCCGGGGTTCCCGACCGATCTGCAGGCGCAGATGATGGCGCTGATGACGACAGCCGAGGGCGCCTCGATGATCACCGAGACGATCTTCGAGAACCGCTTCATGCATGTGCCGGAACTCACGCGCATGGGGGCCAGCATCAATGTTCACGGATCCTCTGCCATGGTGCGGGGCGTGAAGAAGCTGACAGGTGCGCCGGTCATGGCGACCGATCTGCGCGCCAGCGTGTCGCTGGTCTTGGCGGGTCTGACAGCCGAGGGCGACACTTACCTCAACCGCGTCTATCATCTCGATCGGGGCTACGAAAAGCTGACGGACAAGCTGTCGGCCTGTGGTGCCGAGATCGAGCGCTTGAGTGACGCAGCGGCGGAGTAG
- a CDS encoding tetratricopeptide repeat protein, whose protein sequence is MEHMGNDNWPNMSDDDSAKSVVPRVENRIPDFIATAASGYMPLAILGGLVGASLICMLFLKPSPHDYCVRGAAYLNCDPPTVQQLAAMSPSEISYRDRGRAYLRMGEYARAIDDLNEALRRDPADTESLLNRASALQQVGDDDRALADYAASFRRGDRNHDTYLGRGKLFTRQGDYIRAIVDFTHAVDLAPRNSEAYIWRGYNYVRIGDDQAALVDLDKAGALDDHNVDVWRYRAGALYRLRQYAEAGRSVGRGIALVQDPREAPELWYYRALVTAKLSPASAAATSAVRADLATANESSDDDAPLLVMLCVDTTLLGFLDLATSPCDRAAKHPDDKGNALGARGYLKMRLGQWAQAAIDLEGSLGAAPHNANTLYMHAYVKERLGDTLAAQQDYADARNRDGNIDDAMRDLGIAPGTTSLGPVAPRQMP, encoded by the coding sequence ATGGAACATATGGGCAACGATAATTGGCCAAACATGTCAGACGATGATTCTGCGAAATCAGTGGTCCCCCGCGTGGAAAATCGAATACCAGATTTTATTGCAACGGCGGCGTCTGGCTATATGCCGCTTGCCATCCTGGGCGGCCTTGTTGGCGCTTCGCTCATTTGCATGCTCTTCCTGAAACCAAGCCCTCATGACTATTGCGTCAGAGGTGCGGCATATCTGAACTGTGATCCGCCAACCGTACAACAGTTGGCAGCTATGTCTCCGTCCGAGATTTCCTATCGCGACCGCGGTCGGGCTTATCTAAGGATGGGGGAGTACGCGCGAGCGATTGACGATCTCAATGAAGCGCTCCGACGCGATCCTGCGGATACTGAAAGCCTCCTAAATCGTGCCTCTGCATTGCAGCAGGTCGGCGACGATGACCGAGCACTCGCCGATTACGCAGCATCTTTTCGGCGTGGCGACCGAAATCACGACACATATCTTGGTCGTGGCAAACTATTCACGCGTCAGGGCGATTACATCAGAGCCATCGTAGATTTCACCCATGCGGTAGATCTGGCGCCGAGAAATTCCGAGGCATATATCTGGCGCGGCTACAATTACGTCAGAATCGGCGATGATCAAGCTGCGCTCGTCGATCTAGACAAGGCCGGCGCACTCGACGATCACAATGTAGACGTCTGGCGCTATCGTGCCGGTGCACTGTATCGCCTGCGGCAATACGCCGAAGCCGGACGCAGCGTCGGACGCGGGATCGCACTCGTTCAGGACCCGCGTGAGGCGCCTGAATTGTGGTACTACCGGGCACTTGTCACTGCCAAACTATCGCCGGCGTCAGCTGCAGCAACATCCGCCGTGCGGGCAGATCTAGCAACCGCAAACGAGAGCAGCGACGACGACGCCCCACTGCTCGTGATGCTATGCGTCGATACCACACTGCTTGGCTTTCTTGACCTAGCGACTTCACCATGTGACCGCGCGGCAAAGCACCCAGATGACAAGGGAAATGCGCTGGGCGCGCGTGGTTATCTTAAGATGCGATTAGGTCAGTGGGCACAAGCCGCGATTGATTTAGAGGGATCACTCGGGGCAGCCCCCCACAATGCAAATACCCTCTACATGCATGCTTACGTCAAAGAAAGGCTTGGCGACACGTTGGCCGCCCAACAGGACTATGCAGATGCTCGAAACAGAGACGGGAATATCGATGACGCCATGCGCGATCTTGGAATCGCCCCGGGAACGACTTCTCTTGGACCGGTCGCACCCCGGCAAATGCCTTAG
- a CDS encoding Maf family protein produces MTRPALSSAFILASASPRRLDLLKQIGVIPSAVDAPHIDEAALPRELPAAYARRIASEKLAAVHPRHAGAFVLAADTVVALGRRILPKAEDAVTARRCLELLSGRRHKVIGGIAIAAPSGQSILRVVRTDVVFKRLSTAEIERYIASEEWHGKAGGYAVQGLAAAFIPSIAGSYSNIVGLSLSDVYAMLTGLGFGE; encoded by the coding sequence TTGACCCGACCCGCTCTCTCTAGCGCCTTCATTCTCGCCTCAGCCTCACCCCGTCGTCTGGATTTGCTTAAGCAGATCGGCGTCATCCCCTCAGCGGTGGATGCGCCGCATATTGACGAGGCCGCATTGCCGCGCGAATTGCCGGCCGCCTATGCGCGGAGGATTGCGAGCGAAAAACTCGCCGCGGTTCATCCGCGTCATGCCGGCGCATTCGTGCTCGCGGCCGATACGGTGGTCGCCTTGGGGCGGCGGATTCTCCCTAAGGCGGAGGATGCCGTGACGGCGCGCCGGTGCCTTGAGTTGCTGAGTGGTCGCCGGCACAAGGTGATCGGTGGGATCGCGATCGCCGCGCCATCGGGGCAGTCGATACTGCGCGTGGTCAGGACTGACGTTGTGTTCAAGCGCTTGAGCACTGCCGAAATTGAGCGTTATATCGCCAGCGAGGAATGGCATGGCAAGGCCGGGGGCTATGCGGTCCAGGGGCTGGCGGCGGCGTTCATTCCCAGCATTGCCGGCTCGTACAGCAATATTGTCGGCCTCAGCCTCAGCGATGTCTATGCGATGTTGACCGGCCTAGGTTTTGGGGAATGA
- the hisG gene encoding ATP phosphoribosyltransferase — MSDVFVLALPKGRILKEVLPVLQRAGIEPEAEFADENSRALRFRTNDPRLEIIRVRSFDVATFVAFGAAQLGVAGNDVLLEFDYPEIYAPVDLKIGHCRLSVAEPRDLSETDDPSRWSHIRVATKYPNVTQNHFAARGVQAECIKLSGAMELAPTLGLCRRIVDLVSSGATLKANNLVEIEKIAEVTSRLIVNRTAMKTFPREIGDYVERLRRAVS; from the coding sequence ATGAGCGACGTCTTCGTTCTGGCGCTCCCTAAGGGTCGAATTCTGAAAGAGGTCCTGCCGGTTCTCCAAAGAGCGGGAATCGAGCCGGAGGCAGAATTTGCCGATGAAAATTCGCGCGCCTTGCGCTTTCGGACCAATGATCCGCGCCTCGAGATCATTCGCGTTCGCAGCTTCGACGTCGCGACCTTTGTCGCCTTCGGCGCCGCGCAGCTCGGTGTCGCAGGCAACGACGTGCTGCTCGAATTCGACTATCCGGAAATCTATGCCCCGGTCGATCTCAAGATCGGTCATTGCAGGCTGTCGGTGGCGGAGCCGAGGGATTTGTCGGAGACCGACGATCCCAGTCGCTGGTCCCATATTCGTGTCGCGACCAAATATCCCAATGTCACGCAGAATCATTTCGCCGCACGTGGCGTTCAGGCCGAGTGCATCAAGCTGTCCGGTGCGATGGAACTGGCGCCGACCTTGGGCCTTTGCCGTCGCATCGTCGATCTCGTCTCGAGCGGTGCCACACTGAAGGCGAACAACCTGGTCGAGATCGAGAAGATTGCCGAAGTCACGTCGCGCCTCATCGTCAATCGGACCGCCATGAAGACGTTCCCACGCGAGATCGGCGATTATGTCGAACGCTTGCGGCGCGCCGTTTCCTGA
- a CDS encoding UPF0262 family protein — protein sequence MTTGRLIRIDLDEETTARRTPEVERERAVAIFDLLEENLFQPAIEHTGPYHLALSIEENRLVFDIKDQQGDPIYKFILSLSPFRRIVKEYFDICESYYQAIKSASPSQIEAIDMGRRGLHNEGSEILRERLAGKVEVDFNTARRLFTLICALHVKM from the coding sequence ATGACGACAGGCCGGCTGATCCGCATCGACCTGGACGAGGAAACAACCGCGCGCCGCACGCCGGAAGTGGAGCGTGAGAGGGCTGTCGCGATATTCGACCTGCTCGAGGAGAATCTGTTTCAGCCGGCGATCGAGCATACCGGTCCTTATCACCTGGCGCTGTCGATCGAGGAAAACCGCCTCGTCTTCGATATCAAGGATCAACAGGGCGACCCGATATACAAGTTCATCCTGTCCCTCTCTCCGTTTCGCCGCATCGTCAAAGAGTACTTCGACATTTGCGAGAGCTACTATCAGGCCATCAAATCTGCCTCCCCGTCGCAGATCGAGGCGATCGATATGGGACGTCGCGGCTTGCATAACGAAGGTTCCGAGATTCTGCGCGAAAGACTTGCCGGCAAGGTAGAGGTCGATTTCAACACCGCACGTCGGCTCTTCACGCTGATCTGCGCCTTGCATGTAAAGATGTGA
- the dcd gene encoding dCTP deaminase, protein MSIMPDTWIREMSQKHGMIEPFVESQKRDGVISYGVSSYGYDARVSPEFKIFTNVDSAVVDPKEFNPKSFVDREADVCIIPPNSFALARTVEYFRVPRDVLVICLGKSTYARCGIIVNVTPLEPEWEGHVTLEFSNTTPLPAKIYANEGACQFLFLKGATPCETSYKDRAGKYMGQRGVTLPRL, encoded by the coding sequence ATGTCGATCATGCCCGATACCTGGATCCGCGAGATGTCGCAAAAGCACGGCATGATCGAGCCATTTGTCGAAAGCCAGAAACGTGATGGCGTCATCTCCTATGGCGTCTCGTCCTATGGCTATGACGCCCGCGTGTCGCCGGAATTCAAGATCTTCACCAATGTCGATTCCGCGGTCGTCGATCCCAAGGAGTTCAACCCCAAGAGCTTCGTCGACCGCGAGGCCGATGTCTGCATCATCCCGCCCAATTCGTTTGCGCTGGCGCGCACGGTCGAATATTTCCGCGTGCCGCGCGACGTGCTGGTCATCTGTCTTGGCAAATCGACCTATGCCCGCTGTGGCATCATCGTGAATGTGACGCCGCTCGAGCCCGAATGGGAAGGGCATGTCACGCTCGAATTCTCAAACACAACGCCTCTTCCGGCGAAGATCTATGCCAATGAGGGCGCCTGCCAGTTCCTGTTCCTCAAGGGCGCTACCCCTTGCGAGACGTCCTATAAGGACCGTGCTGGAAAATACATGGGCCAGCGCGGCGTAACGCTGCCGCGCCTTTAA
- a CDS encoding arsenate reductase ArsC — MPQGLPGSVLFCCTFNSVRSPMAEAIMKYLHGKQVYVDSVGVRAQEVDGFVVAVMDEIGIDVTKHRPKTFDDLEDDSFDLIISLSPEAQHKAVDMTRTMACDVEFWNTLDPTIVEGSREDRLEAYRTVRDGLMKRIRERFPLTGAPQI, encoded by the coding sequence ATGCCGCAGGGTTTGCCCGGCAGCGTCCTGTTCTGTTGCACATTCAACTCTGTGCGTTCACCGATGGCCGAAGCGATCATGAAATACCTGCATGGCAAGCAGGTCTATGTCGATTCAGTGGGCGTACGGGCCCAGGAGGTGGACGGTTTCGTGGTGGCCGTGATGGATGAGATCGGCATCGACGTCACCAAGCACAGGCCCAAAACCTTCGACGACCTCGAGGACGATTCCTTCGACCTCATCATCTCGCTGTCGCCGGAGGCGCAGCACAAGGCCGTCGATATGACCCGGACCATGGCCTGCGATGTGGAATTCTGGAATACGCTGGATCCGACCATCGTCGAAGGCAGCCGGGAAGATCGGCTGGAAGCCTACCGGACCGTGCGTGACGGCCTCATGAAGCGCATTCGCGAGCGTTTCCCGCTCACCGGTGCCCCGCAGATCTGA
- the yacG gene encoding DNA gyrase inhibitor YacG, with product MAKCPICGKPAEQAYRPFCSDRCKKVDLNRWLSGVYKIPASATPPDEDEKSSD from the coding sequence ATGGCTAAATGCCCGATCTGCGGTAAGCCCGCCGAACAGGCCTACCGGCCGTTCTGCTCCGACCGCTGCAAGAAGGTCGATCTCAATCGCTGGCTGAGCGGGGTCTACAAGATTCCCGCATCAGCCACGCCGCCGGATGAAGATGAGAAGTCAAGCGATTGA
- a CDS encoding DUF2948 family protein, producing the protein MRVMAKDADDLAIVAAALQDALVPISEVQYLSNEQRFIMLMNRFQWEREPAGRHAGIASKDDASFHDADDYHDTEQRIHAGLCIDKVLSVRSRDIDLKQRGKFLSLLTLQVDGDKLNLMFSGGGVIQLVVSELSVFLKDMGEGWPTQWRPDHDRESVGTGKGRE; encoded by the coding sequence ATGCGGGTGATGGCAAAGGACGCGGACGATCTCGCGATCGTGGCCGCAGCCCTGCAGGACGCCTTGGTGCCTATTTCCGAGGTGCAGTATCTCAGCAATGAACAGCGCTTCATCATGCTGATGAACCGCTTCCAATGGGAGCGCGAGCCAGCAGGACGCCATGCGGGCATTGCGTCAAAGGACGATGCCAGCTTCCACGACGCCGATGATTATCACGACACCGAACAGCGTATTCATGCCGGCCTCTGTATCGACAAGGTGCTGTCGGTGCGCAGTCGCGACATCGACCTCAAGCAAAGAGGCAAGTTCCTGTCGCTGCTGACGCTGCAGGTGGATGGCGACAAGCTCAACCTGATGTTTTCGGGCGGCGGGGTCATTCAGTTGGTGGTGTCTGAGCTCAGCGTGTTCCTCAAAGACATGGGGGAAGGTTGGCCGACGCAATGGCGGCCCGACCACGACCGGGAAAGTGTCGGCACAGGCAAGGGGCGGGAATGA
- a CDS encoding ABC transporter substrate-binding protein encodes MNKPAIAAFLLAAMIVSSCATKQPSNGTSLTVVSWGGAYTDTQRKAFFKPYTSSTGTEILERQYDGGLDKVRAMVQAKNVTWDVIDVDAAHAVDGCDQGLFEKLDMSKIGDTAAFLPGSVLDCAVGTVAYSTILAFDADKLTQDPPTSLADFFDLQQHPGKRGLLKNAAGNLEWALLADGVPITDVYKALATPAGVDRAFAKLDTIKSEIVWWESGAQPLALLDEDKVVMSSAWHARVNDAIKSGKNYKIVWDFQALDWDFWAIVKDTPNINRAYDFVKFASDPKIMAQHSKYIDYGPTRTDAAALIDPAIAAHLPTQATNVATAFSIDPRFWSEHGGSLNSRFNAWLAR; translated from the coding sequence GTGAACAAGCCAGCCATCGCCGCATTCCTTCTCGCCGCCATGATTGTCTCGTCATGTGCGACCAAGCAGCCATCGAATGGGACGAGCCTGACAGTGGTCTCGTGGGGGGGCGCTTATACGGATACGCAGCGGAAGGCCTTCTTCAAGCCTTACACATCGTCCACTGGCACCGAGATCCTCGAACGCCAGTACGATGGCGGGCTGGATAAAGTTAGGGCCATGGTCCAGGCCAAGAACGTCACCTGGGACGTGATTGATGTCGACGCAGCGCATGCTGTCGATGGCTGTGATCAGGGGCTTTTCGAGAAGCTCGACATGTCGAAGATCGGCGACACTGCAGCTTTTCTGCCCGGAAGTGTTCTGGACTGTGCCGTCGGCACGGTCGCGTACTCAACGATCCTCGCCTTTGATGCCGACAAGCTCACGCAAGACCCGCCGACATCGCTCGCTGATTTCTTCGATCTTCAACAGCACCCAGGCAAACGCGGCTTGCTGAAGAATGCGGCCGGAAACTTGGAATGGGCTCTCCTCGCCGACGGCGTCCCGATTACTGATGTCTATAAGGCGCTTGCGACGCCAGCCGGCGTGGACCGTGCCTTCGCGAAGCTCGACACCATAAAATCGGAAATCGTCTGGTGGGAGTCCGGCGCACAACCGCTAGCCCTTCTCGACGAAGACAAAGTCGTCATGAGCAGTGCCTGGCACGCCCGCGTCAACGACGCGATAAAGTCGGGCAAGAACTACAAGATCGTTTGGGATTTCCAGGCGCTCGACTGGGATTTCTGGGCGATCGTTAAAGACACGCCCAATATCAATCGCGCTTATGACTTCGTGAAATTCGCCAGCGATCCAAAGATCATGGCGCAGCACTCAAAATATATCGACTATGGGCCAACCAGAACGGATGCCGCAGCTTTGATCGATCCGGCGATCGCGGCACACCTGCCTACACAAGCGACTAATGTGGCAACCGCATTTTCGATCGATCCAAGGTTCTGGTCGGAGCATGGCGGCAGCCTGAACAGCCGCTTCAACGCTTGGCTTGCTCGCTAA
- a CDS encoding methyl-accepting chemotaxis protein — translation MDSFSGHTATAPSPTADRRRAGVASLLISVESKMSALLNLKIAHKLILGFAILILLVSSVCAFIYNRVGFLDKSSGWTTHTYEVLETLDAALLGMVNQETGVRGYLVSGDQGFLDPYHNGLKQYDAAFEKVKKLTSDNATQQGRLQELDVLARTWQNDVAAKEVALMADPATSEQARAMESGGAGKKSMDGFRAKLAEIADAERGLLVTRSADQDEAVATTYTVTIAGAAGAIAISVMLGFFLSRTIGAPIVRMTNAMTVLAQGNVSTEIPARGRKDEVGQMAEAVQVFKDNMIETERLRAEQEATKKRAEEDRRKGMLAMADQFESSVGGVVTAVTTAAQELQRTAQSMSTAAEATAHQSNAVAAASQQLTQNVQTVASATEELTSSIQEISNQVSESTRIVSGAVTQANDTNDKVKGLAVAAQKIGEVVTLINEIASQTNLLALNATIEAARAGEAGKGFAVVASEVKNLATQTAKATDEIGGQIRSIQDATDSSAEAIQGITSTIARVNEISTTIASAVEEQGAATQEISRNVQQAATGTNEVSSNVAGVTQASQQTSMGANQVLTAATELARNGETLRTQVDQFLRQIRAG, via the coding sequence GTGGACAGTTTCTCCGGGCACACAGCAACAGCGCCATCACCCACCGCAGATCGACGTCGGGCGGGCGTTGCTAGCTTACTCATATCTGTGGAGTCAAAGATGTCCGCCTTATTGAATCTCAAGATCGCACACAAGCTTATCCTTGGATTTGCGATCCTCATCCTTCTGGTCAGTTCTGTCTGCGCCTTTATTTACAATCGCGTAGGCTTCCTTGACAAAAGCTCGGGCTGGACAACTCACACCTATGAAGTCCTTGAGACACTCGATGCCGCGCTGCTTGGCATGGTCAATCAGGAAACAGGCGTGCGTGGTTATCTTGTGTCAGGTGATCAGGGTTTCCTCGACCCGTACCACAATGGACTGAAGCAGTACGATGCGGCTTTCGAGAAGGTGAAGAAGCTAACATCCGACAATGCGACGCAGCAGGGTCGACTCCAGGAACTGGATGTCCTTGCGAGAACTTGGCAAAATGATGTCGCGGCGAAAGAGGTGGCCTTGATGGCGGATCCCGCGACCAGCGAACAGGCGCGCGCCATGGAATCCGGCGGCGCGGGCAAGAAATCGATGGACGGCTTCCGTGCCAAGCTTGCGGAAATCGCCGATGCGGAACGCGGCCTGCTGGTAACGCGCAGCGCCGACCAGGACGAAGCGGTCGCCACCACCTATACCGTGACGATCGCGGGCGCGGCCGGTGCGATTGCCATTTCGGTCATGCTCGGGTTCTTCCTGTCGCGCACAATCGGTGCGCCGATCGTGCGGATGACCAACGCCATGACGGTCCTGGCGCAAGGCAATGTGTCGACCGAAATTCCGGCGCGTGGTCGCAAGGATGAAGTCGGTCAGATGGCAGAGGCTGTCCAGGTCTTCAAGGACAACATGATCGAAACCGAGCGTCTGCGCGCCGAGCAGGAAGCGACCAAGAAACGTGCCGAGGAAGACCGCCGCAAGGGGATGCTGGCGATGGCCGACCAGTTCGAATCCAGCGTGGGCGGTGTCGTCACTGCCGTGACGACCGCAGCACAGGAACTGCAGAGGACGGCGCAGTCCATGTCGACCGCTGCTGAAGCGACCGCGCACCAATCCAATGCCGTGGCCGCCGCTTCCCAGCAGCTGACGCAGAACGTGCAGACCGTTGCCTCCGCGACCGAGGAACTCACCTCTTCTATTCAGGAAATCAGCAATCAGGTTTCGGAATCGACGCGCATCGTCAGCGGTGCTGTGACCCAGGCAAACGACACCAACGACAAGGTGAAGGGACTGGCCGTAGCGGCGCAGAAGATCGGCGAAGTGGTGACGCTCATCAATGAGATCGCCAGCCAGACCAACCTGCTCGCCCTTAATGCGACGATCGAGGCGGCCCGCGCCGGCGAAGCTGGCAAAGGATTTGCCGTGGTCGCATCGGAGGTCAAGAATCTGGCGACACAGACGGCCAAGGCCACAGACGAAATTGGTGGACAGATCCGCTCCATCCAGGATGCCACCGACTCGTCGGCAGAGGCAATCCAGGGCATTACGTCGACCATCGCCCGGGTGAATGAGATCTCCACCACGATCGCCTCGGCGGTCGAGGAGCAGGGTGCGGCCACCCAGGAGATCTCGCGAAACGTTCAGCAGGCGGCAACCGGCACCAACGAAGTGTCGTCCAACGTCGCCGGCGTAACGCAAGCCTCGCAGCAGACCAGCATGGGTGCCAATCAGGTGCTCACTGCCGCAACCGAACTGGCGAGGAATGGCGAAACATTGCGCACCCAGGTGGACCAATTCCTGCGCCAGATTCGCGCCGGTTGA